The following are from one region of the Shinella sp. PSBB067 genome:
- a CDS encoding FGGY-family carbohydrate kinase, producing the protein MRDLIVAVDIGTGSARAGVFDRSGALLGRSEHPIAMRRPSADHAEHDSEEIWRAVCVAVRAACAAAGASAARVASLGIDATCSLVVRDMAGKPLAVSGGEEARWDTIVWLDHRALKEADVCTATEHPVLAHSGRVMSPEMEMPKLMWLKRHRPEQWAKAGYFFDLADFVTWRATGSNARSRCTMAAKWNYLSHDEKPWSESFLKALGLEDVRERGSLPETTLAVGDAVGRLTAEAALDLGLDTGCVVAAGLIDAYAGALGVLGSFAAEPETLERQLALIGGTSSCIVAFSRDRKFGFGMWGPYYEAVLPGWWLVEGGQSAAGALLDHVVRTHGAGGEPSAEHHARIAARIGEMRVEEGEDFAARLHVLPDFHGNRSPLADPHALGVISGLALDASFDGLCRLYWRTSVAIALGIRHILEKLGESGYALDTLHVAGGHVRNPLLMELYRDVTGRRVVVPDTGDAVLLGTAIAAAVAGGLYPDLPAAGAGMYPGGTAFLPDARRKAGYDRDYRRFLALYRHRAELEAID; encoded by the coding sequence ATGCGCGATCTGATCGTTGCGGTGGACATCGGCACCGGCAGTGCCCGTGCCGGTGTGTTCGACCGGAGCGGTGCGCTGCTCGGGCGTTCCGAGCATCCGATCGCCATGCGCCGGCCGAGCGCGGACCATGCCGAACACGATTCCGAGGAGATCTGGCGCGCCGTCTGCGTGGCGGTCAGGGCCGCCTGCGCTGCCGCTGGCGCGAGCGCCGCGCGGGTCGCCTCGCTCGGCATCGACGCGACGTGCTCGCTGGTCGTGCGGGACATGGCGGGAAAGCCCCTTGCCGTGTCCGGCGGCGAGGAGGCGCGCTGGGATACGATCGTCTGGCTCGATCATCGTGCGCTGAAGGAAGCCGATGTCTGCACGGCGACGGAGCATCCGGTGCTCGCCCATTCCGGCCGGGTCATGTCGCCGGAAATGGAGATGCCGAAGCTCATGTGGCTCAAGCGGCACCGGCCGGAGCAATGGGCGAAGGCCGGCTATTTCTTCGATCTCGCCGACTTCGTCACCTGGCGCGCGACGGGCTCGAACGCCCGCTCGCGCTGCACGATGGCGGCCAAGTGGAACTATCTCTCCCATGACGAGAAGCCCTGGAGCGAGAGCTTCCTGAAGGCGCTGGGGCTCGAGGACGTGCGCGAGCGGGGCTCGCTGCCGGAGACGACCCTCGCGGTCGGCGATGCCGTCGGGCGGCTGACCGCGGAGGCGGCACTCGACCTTGGCCTCGATACGGGCTGCGTGGTCGCGGCAGGCCTCATCGACGCCTATGCCGGTGCGCTCGGCGTGCTCGGCTCCTTCGCGGCCGAGCCGGAGACGCTGGAGCGGCAGCTTGCGCTGATCGGCGGCACGTCGAGCTGCATCGTCGCCTTCTCGCGCGACAGGAAGTTCGGCTTCGGCATGTGGGGGCCGTATTACGAGGCGGTGCTGCCGGGATGGTGGCTGGTGGAGGGCGGGCAATCCGCGGCGGGCGCCCTGCTCGACCATGTCGTGCGCACGCATGGCGCCGGCGGCGAACCGTCCGCGGAGCACCATGCGCGCATCGCCGCGCGCATCGGCGAGATGCGGGTCGAGGAAGGCGAGGATTTCGCCGCGCGGCTGCATGTGCTGCCGGACTTCCACGGCAACCGCTCGCCGCTCGCCGACCCGCACGCCCTCGGCGTGATCAGCGGGCTGGCGCTCGATGCGTCCTTTGACGGGCTCTGCCGGCTCTATTGGCGAACCTCGGTGGCCATCGCGCTCGGTATCCGCCACATCCTCGAAAAGCTCGGCGAAAGCGGATATGCGCTCGATACGCTTCACGTCGCCGGCGGCCATGTGCGCAATCCGCTGCTGATGGAGCTTTACCGCGACGTCACGGGTCGCCGCGTCGTGGTGCCGGATACCGGCGATGCGGTGCTGCTCGGAACCGCCATTGCCGCTGCCGTCGCCGGCGGCCTCTACCCGGACCTGCCGGCTGCGGGCGCGGGCATGTATCCCGGGGGCACCGCATTCCTGCCCGATGCGCGCCGCAAGGCCGGCTACGACCGGGACTATCGCCGGTTCCTCGCGCTCTATCGCCACCGGGCGGAGCTTGAAGCGATCGATTGA
- a CDS encoding HAD family phosphatase codes for MAAKATELVIFDCDGVLVDSEPISITVLVEALAAAGVAMSEAEAHDRFLGRSLQSMSEILHDEYGLAIDAAFLDAMRRVLYERFRAELQPIEGIAETVDGLGIAHCVASSSQPERIRLSLSVTGLIDRFEPNIFSASMVAHGKPAPDLFLHASAVMGVEPARCVVVEDSPAGIVAAKSAGMRVVAFTGGSHARTPQHRQTLLALEPDALFDDMRELLQFVRKEKVDGKEH; via the coding sequence ATGGCCGCCAAAGCGACAGAACTGGTCATCTTCGATTGCGACGGCGTGCTCGTCGACAGCGAGCCGATCTCGATCACCGTCCTCGTCGAGGCGCTTGCGGCCGCGGGCGTGGCGATGAGCGAGGCGGAAGCGCATGACCGCTTTCTCGGCCGCAGCCTGCAGAGCATGTCGGAAATCCTGCATGACGAATACGGCCTTGCCATAGACGCGGCCTTCCTGGATGCGATGCGCAGGGTGCTCTACGAGCGGTTCCGCGCCGAATTGCAGCCGATAGAGGGCATCGCCGAGACTGTCGACGGGCTCGGCATCGCCCATTGCGTCGCCTCGTCCAGCCAGCCGGAGCGCATCCGGCTGTCGCTTTCCGTCACCGGCCTCATCGATCGTTTCGAGCCGAACATCTTCAGCGCCAGCATGGTCGCGCACGGCAAGCCGGCGCCCGATCTCTTCCTGCATGCCAGTGCGGTGATGGGCGTGGAGCCGGCGCGCTGCGTCGTGGTGGAGGACAGCCCGGCCGGCATCGTGGCGGCGAAATCCGCGGGCATGCGGGTCGTCGCCTTCACCGGCGGCTCCCATGCGCGCACGCCGCAGCACCGACAAACCTTGCTGGCCCTCGAACCCGACGCCCTGTTTGACGACATGCGGGAATTGTTACAGTTTGTCCGCAAAGAAAAGGTCGACGGGAAAGAGCATTGA
- a CDS encoding mannitol dehydrogenase family protein, with product MTTKLSLANLKEIAGTASVPAYERGSLAAGIVHFGVGNFHRAHQAVYLDDLFNLGLDHDWAIIGAGVLPSDAAMRDKLAGQDFLTTVVEQDNNRSGARVTGAMIDYLAPGNAAATIAQLSDPAIRIVSLTITEGGYFINPASGVFDPTHPAIAADAADPGNPKTVFGLILAGLKVRREKGITPYTVMSCDNIPGNGEVTHAAVSGLARLSDPALADWIDANVAFPNGMVDRITPATGPREIGIAAADYGIDDAWPVFCEEFKQWVLEDHFPQGRPALEKAGVQFVPDVAPYEHMKIRILNGGHAAIAYPAALLDIHFVHEAMEDADIRAFLAKLEREEIIPVIPPVPDTDLNDYFALIEHRFLNPKIGDTIPRLAQDGSNRQPKFILPSTADRLSRGEDVIGLSLVSALWCHYLAGTSDSGKTITFNDPNIDRIHAAAKAATSDPFAFLELKDIFGTVAASDLFRARFANALASLQQFGARATLKRYLEDRLAN from the coding sequence ATGACCACGAAACTGTCGCTCGCCAACCTCAAGGAAATCGCCGGGACGGCAAGCGTGCCCGCCTATGAGCGCGGCAGCCTTGCGGCCGGCATCGTCCATTTCGGCGTCGGCAATTTCCACCGGGCGCACCAGGCGGTCTATCTCGACGACCTTTTCAATCTCGGCCTCGACCATGACTGGGCGATCATCGGTGCTGGCGTGCTGCCCTCGGATGCGGCGATGCGCGACAAGCTCGCGGGCCAAGATTTCCTGACGACCGTGGTCGAGCAGGACAACAATCGTTCCGGCGCGCGCGTCACGGGCGCGATGATCGACTATCTCGCCCCCGGCAATGCGGCGGCGACCATCGCCCAGCTCTCGGACCCGGCGATCCGCATCGTCTCGCTGACCATCACCGAGGGCGGCTATTTCATCAATCCGGCCTCCGGCGTCTTCGATCCGACCCATCCGGCGATTGCCGCCGACGCCGCCGATCCGGGCAACCCGAAGACCGTCTTCGGCCTCATCCTTGCCGGGCTCAAGGTACGCCGGGAGAAGGGCATTACGCCCTATACCGTCATGTCCTGCGACAACATTCCCGGCAATGGCGAGGTGACGCATGCCGCCGTCTCCGGCCTTGCGCGCCTTTCCGATCCGGCGCTCGCCGACTGGATCGACGCCAATGTCGCCTTCCCGAACGGCATGGTCGACCGGATCACGCCCGCCACCGGGCCGCGCGAGATCGGCATCGCCGCCGCCGACTACGGCATCGACGACGCCTGGCCGGTCTTCTGCGAGGAATTCAAGCAATGGGTGCTGGAGGATCATTTCCCGCAAGGCCGCCCGGCGCTGGAAAAGGCCGGCGTGCAGTTCGTGCCGGACGTCGCGCCCTACGAGCATATGAAGATCCGCATCCTCAACGGCGGCCATGCGGCCATCGCCTATCCGGCGGCGCTGCTCGACATCCATTTCGTGCACGAGGCGATGGAGGATGCGGACATCCGCGCCTTCCTCGCCAAGCTGGAGCGCGAGGAGATCATCCCCGTCATCCCGCCCGTGCCGGACACCGACCTCAACGACTATTTCGCGCTGATCGAGCACCGCTTCCTCAACCCGAAGATCGGCGACACGATCCCGCGGCTTGCCCAGGACGGCTCCAACCGCCAGCCGAAGTTCATCCTGCCGTCCACCGCCGACCGGCTTTCGCGCGGCGAGGACGTCATCGGCCTGTCGCTGGTCTCGGCGCTCTGGTGCCATTATCTCGCCGGCACGTCGGACAGCGGCAAGACCATCACTTTCAACGACCCCAATATCGACCGCATCCATGCGGCCGCCAAGGCCGCGACGAGCGATCCCTTCGCCTTCCTCGAACTCAAGGACATCTTCGGCACGGTCGCCGCGTCGGACCTCTTCCGCGCGCGCTTTGCCAACGCCCTTGCATCCCTCCAGCAGTTCGGAGCGCGCGCGACGCTCAAGCGCTACCTGGAAGACCGGCTCGCAAACTGA
- a CDS encoding L-iditol 2-dehydrogenase, whose product MNRLEGKSALITGSARGIGRAFAEAYVREGARVAIADINIERAQATASEIGPAAYAFQMDVTRQESIDAAIGTCVKEAGGLDILVNNAALFDLAPIVEITRESYDRLFSINVAGTLFTLQAAAKQMIAQGRGGKIINMASQAGRRGEALVAIYCATKAAVISLTQSAGLNLIRHGINVNAIAPGVVDGEHWDGVDALFAKYENRPLGEKKRLVGAEVPFGRMGTADDLTGMAIFLASQESNYVVAQTYNVDGGNWMS is encoded by the coding sequence ATGAACAGACTGGAAGGCAAGAGCGCGCTCATCACGGGATCGGCGCGCGGCATCGGCCGGGCCTTTGCGGAGGCCTATGTGCGCGAGGGCGCCCGGGTCGCCATCGCCGACATCAATATCGAGCGGGCGCAGGCGACCGCCAGCGAGATCGGTCCCGCGGCCTATGCGTTCCAGATGGACGTGACGCGGCAGGAATCCATCGATGCGGCGATCGGGACCTGCGTGAAGGAGGCCGGCGGGCTCGACATCCTCGTCAACAACGCCGCGCTCTTCGACCTCGCGCCGATCGTCGAGATCACGCGGGAGAGCTATGACAGGCTGTTCTCGATCAATGTCGCCGGCACGCTTTTCACGCTGCAGGCGGCGGCGAAACAGATGATCGCACAGGGCCGCGGCGGCAAGATCATCAACATGGCGAGCCAGGCCGGACGGCGCGGCGAGGCGCTCGTCGCCATCTACTGCGCCACCAAGGCCGCGGTGATCAGCCTCACCCAGTCGGCCGGGCTGAACCTCATCAGGCACGGCATCAACGTCAATGCCATCGCCCCCGGCGTGGTCGACGGCGAGCACTGGGACGGCGTCGACGCGCTCTTTGCGAAATACGAGAACCGGCCGCTCGGCGAGAAGAAGCGCCTCGTCGGCGCCGAAGTGCCCTTCGGCCGCATGGGGACGGCGGACGACCTCACCGGCATGGCGATCTTCCTGGCCTCGCAGGAGAGCAACTACGTCGTCGCCCAGACCTACAATGTCGATGGCGGCAACTGGATGAGCTGA
- a CDS encoding ABC transporter ATP-binding protein → MGKIILKKVNKAFGATQVIPGIDLTIEDGEFVVFVGPSGCGKSTLLRLIAGLEDTTSGTIEIDGKDVTAAAPAKRGLAMVFQSYALYPHMTVKNNIAFPLKMAKTDPAIIDKKVTEAARVLNLTNYLERRPGQLSGGQRQRVAIGRAIVREPSAFLFDEPLSNLDAALRGTMRLEISELHHQLKTTMIYVTHDQVEAMTMADKIVVLNAGNIEQVGSPLDLYNKPDNLFVAGFIGSPRMNFVTGEAARPWNAPTVGVRPEHLKLSRESGTWKGLVGVAEHLGSDTFLHVNVEGIGMMTVRAGGDFGVTHGDTVYLTPDDTRIHRFDDKGMAIR, encoded by the coding sequence ATGGGCAAGATCATTCTCAAGAAAGTCAACAAGGCCTTCGGCGCCACGCAGGTCATCCCGGGCATCGACCTCACCATCGAGGACGGCGAGTTCGTCGTCTTCGTCGGCCCGTCGGGCTGCGGCAAGTCCACGCTGCTGCGCCTCATCGCGGGCCTTGAGGATACCACGAGCGGCACCATCGAGATCGACGGCAAGGACGTGACCGCCGCCGCTCCCGCCAAGCGCGGGCTCGCCATGGTGTTCCAGTCCTATGCGCTCTATCCGCACATGACGGTGAAGAACAACATCGCCTTCCCGCTGAAGATGGCGAAGACCGATCCTGCCATCATCGACAAGAAGGTGACGGAAGCAGCACGCGTGCTGAACCTCACCAACTACCTGGAGCGGCGGCCGGGTCAACTTTCCGGCGGTCAGCGCCAGCGCGTGGCCATCGGCCGCGCCATCGTGCGCGAACCGTCGGCCTTTTTATTCGACGAGCCGCTGTCCAACCTCGACGCGGCGCTACGCGGCACGATGCGGCTCGAAATCAGCGAGCTGCACCACCAGCTGAAGACCACCATGATCTACGTCACCCACGACCAGGTGGAGGCCATGACCATGGCCGACAAGATCGTGGTGCTGAATGCCGGCAATATCGAGCAGGTCGGCTCCCCGCTCGACCTCTACAACAAGCCGGACAACCTCTTCGTCGCCGGCTTCATCGGCTCGCCGCGCATGAACTTCGTCACGGGCGAGGCGGCAAGGCCCTGGAATGCGCCGACCGTCGGCGTCCGTCCGGAGCACCTGAAGCTCTCCAGGGAGAGCGGCACCTGGAAGGGCCTCGTCGGCGTCGCCGAGCACCTCGGCTCCGATACGTTCCTGCACGTCAATGTCGAGGGCATCGGCATGATGACGGTGCGCGCCGGCGGCGACTTCGGCGTCACCCACGGCGATACGGTCTACCTGACGCCCGACGACACCCGCATCCATCGCTTCGACGACAAGGGAATGGCAATCCGATGA